The genomic interval CGAGACGAGCGCGCCCGAATGCGTTCTGGAGCCGTCCACCGGCTCCGTCGTCTTCACCTTCACCAGATCACCGACACGCCGCCGGAAATGCTCCGGCCGGATCAGCGAGCGCTCGATCCCCGGCGAGGACACTTCGAGCCGGTAGGAACCCGGTCCCGGATCGAACCCCTCGAGGTCCAATCGCCGCGAGATCTTGTCGGAAACAGCCGCGATCGTGCCGAGGTCGAGCGGCTGCTCGGCGTGGTCGATCGTGACGCGAAGCACGCGTCCGCCGCCCTCCCGGGCCATCTTCACCTCGACCAGCTCGAGCCCTTCGTTCTCGAGCACCGGGGTCAGCACCGCTTCCAGGTCCATCTCCTCCTTACGGGCCCTCCCTCGACCCTGGCCGGCACCGGCTCCCAGAAACAGAAAGTGGGCCGCGAGCCCACTTCGGTAACGCACGAGTGCCTGGTCCTTCGCGAGTATAGCGGAGGGTCTTCTAATGCCCGTTCAGCAGGCACGACGCGTCTCCGGTCCCCGCTGCTCGAACCCGGACGACCCGGCGAAAGGAACTACGGGGCGGCGTGAAGAGCCTGAACGATCGCCTCGACCGCGTTGTCGACCGGCGCCTGGGAACGCTCTCCGGACGCGCGGACCTTCACGTCGACCGTGCCGCCGTCGATCCCCCGCTTGCCGACGACGACCTGGACCGGGTACCCGATCAGGTCGGCATCGGTGAACTTGACGCCCGCCGAAGCGTCGCGATCGTCGAGCGCGGTATCGAGCCCACGTTCGGTGAGCACCCGGTAGAGGCTCTCGGCGCGAGCGACGACCTCCGCGTGGTCGCGGTTCGCCATCACGATCACGACCTGGAACGGTGCCAGCGCCTTCGGCCAGACGATGCCGTCGTCGTCGTTGTGCTGCTCGACGACCGCGCCGATCACGCGCGAGATCCCCATGCCGTAGCACCCCATCACCAGCGGGCGCTCGATCCCGTCGTCGTCGACGAACGTCGACTTCAGGGGCTCGGAGTACCGCGTTCCCAGCTGGAAGGTGTGTCCCACCTCGACCGACCGTCCGATCGTCAGACCGCCGCCGCATCGGGGGCACACGTCGCCGTCGGTCACGGTCGCGATGTCCTCGAGGCGATCGATCGTGAAGTCGCGGCCGGGGGCGATCCCCTTCGTATGCGCATCGGCACGGTTGGCGCCTGTGATCCAGTCCGAGCGGGTCCGGACCCGGTTGTCGGCGACGATCGTGACCCCGTCGTGATCCTGGGGTCCCGTGAATCCCACGACCATCCCGTAACGGCCGAAGTCGGCCGTATCGAACATCCGCAGCTCCGACCCCGAAAACAGACGTCGAAGCTTGCCCTCGTTCACATCCCGGTCCCCGGGAACCAGGACCAGGATCGGCGCGCCGTCCACCACGTAGGCCATCGACTTCAAGGTCTCACCTGGCGCGACCTCGAGGAGCGTCGCGACCGCCTCGATCGTCGACGCGCCGGGCGTGGGAACGTCCTGCCGCTCT from Actinomycetota bacterium carries:
- a CDS encoding proline--tRNA ligase encodes the protein MRLSQLFSRTLREAPADADAPSHRLLLRAGMIRQLMAGVYSFLPLGLRTLQRVEHIVREEMDAAGAQQVRLPAIVPSEPWKVTGRWDAYVEEDLLFTLHDRQDRELALGPTHEEIITPLVASEVESYRDLPVNAYQIQWKYRDEARPRSGLLRGREFLMKDAYSFDRDVDGLRESYRKMVDAYRAILTRCGLDFAQVEADPGLIGGDVNHEFMAPADVGEDLFVRCERGDYAANVEAAVAATPDEATGAPAERQDVPTPGASTIEAVATLLEVAPGETLKSMAYVVDGAPILVLVPGDRDVNEGKLRRLFSGSELRMFDTADFGRYGMVVGFTGPQDHDGVTIVADNRVRTRSDWITGANRADAHTKGIAPGRDFTIDRLEDIATVTDGDVCPRCGGGLTIGRSVEVGHTFQLGTRYSEPLKSTFVDDDGIERPLVMGCYGMGISRVIGAVVEQHNDDDGIVWPKALAPFQVVIVMANRDHAEVVARAESLYRVLTERGLDTALDDRDASAGVKFTDADLIGYPVQVVVGKRGIDGGTVDVKVRASGERSQAPVDNAVEAIVQALHAAP
- the rimP gene encoding ribosome maturation factor RimP encodes the protein MDLEAVLTPVLENEGLELVEVKMAREGGGRVLRVTIDHAEQPLDLGTIAAVSDKISRRLDLEGFDPGPGSYRLEVSSPGIERSLIRPEHFRRRVGDLVKVKTTEPVDGSRTHSGALVSADAEAIVVAADGGEVRVRYDDIASARTVFDWAAEQKRSTR